The following coding sequences lie in one Fibrobacter sp. UWB4 genomic window:
- the pflB gene encoding formate C-acetyltransferase, with the protein MQEAWLGFRGGRWQEEINVRDFIQKNYTPYDGDKSFLQGPTEATNKLWAELQDLQKKEIAKGGVLDMDTDVVSTLTSHPAGYIADETKDLEKIVGLQTDKPLKRAFMPFGGIKMAEESCKNYGYTPSAELHRIFTEFHKTHNQGVFDAYTPDMRMARKAHIITGLPDTYGRGRIVGDYRRVALYGVDYLIEQKKADKALSDKKDMTEHVVREREELAEQIKALEGMKAMAKIYGYDISKPATNAHEAVQWLYFGYLAAIKTQNGAAMSVGRVSTFIDIYMTRDLQNGTLTEIEAQEIIDHFVMKLRMVKFARITSYNELFSGDPVWATLEVAGLGQDGRHQVTKNDYRFLHTLVNMGPSPEPNLTILYSPRLPYNFKKFAAEISVKTSAIQYENDDTMRPIWGDDYSICCCVSATQTGKEMQFFGARANLAKALLYAINGGKDECLVKGQQVGPEYPPISSEYLDYDEVVHKFELYMDWLAHLYVNTLNLIHYMHDKYYYEAAEMALIDTDVRRTFATGIAGFSHVVDSLSAIKYAKVKVIRDPATGLAEDFQIVGDFPRYGNDDDRADDIAVWLLKTFMAKIKQTPTYRNSEATTSILTITSNVVYGKATGTLPDGRKAGEPFSPGASPSYGAEKNGLLASLNSVAKLPYEYSLDGISNTQTINPDALGHNDEERSNKLVQVLDGYFGQSSHHLNVNVFGVEKLKDAMEHPEKEEYQNFTIRVSGYAVRFIKLTREQQLDVIARQAHGVL; encoded by the coding sequence ATGCAGGAAGCATGGCTTGGCTTTAGAGGCGGTCGCTGGCAGGAAGAAATCAATGTCCGCGACTTCATCCAGAAGAACTATACCCCATACGACGGCGACAAATCTTTCTTGCAGGGTCCGACCGAAGCAACAAATAAGCTCTGGGCAGAACTGCAAGACCTTCAGAAGAAGGAAATCGCAAAGGGCGGCGTCCTTGACATGGACACGGACGTTGTCTCCACTCTCACAAGCCACCCGGCAGGCTACATTGCCGATGAAACCAAGGATCTCGAAAAGATCGTAGGTCTCCAGACCGACAAGCCGCTCAAGCGCGCATTCATGCCGTTTGGCGGTATCAAGATGGCGGAAGAATCCTGCAAGAACTACGGCTACACGCCGAGCGCAGAACTCCACCGCATCTTCACGGAATTCCACAAGACTCACAACCAGGGCGTATTCGATGCCTACACGCCGGATATGCGTATGGCCCGCAAGGCCCACATCATCACGGGTCTTCCGGATACTTACGGCCGTGGCCGTATCGTCGGCGACTACCGCCGCGTTGCCCTTTATGGTGTTGACTATCTTATCGAACAGAAGAAGGCCGACAAGGCTCTCTCCGACAAGAAGGACATGACCGAACACGTTGTTCGTGAACGCGAAGAACTTGCCGAACAGATCAAGGCTCTCGAAGGCATGAAGGCCATGGCAAAGATTTACGGCTACGACATTTCGAAGCCGGCCACGAACGCTCACGAAGCTGTACAGTGGCTCTACTTCGGCTACCTCGCCGCCATCAAGACGCAGAACGGTGCCGCCATGAGCGTTGGCCGCGTCTCGACCTTCATCGACATTTACATGACCCGTGACTTGCAGAACGGCACACTCACCGAAATCGAAGCTCAGGAAATCATCGACCATTTCGTGATGAAGCTTCGCATGGTGAAGTTCGCACGTATCACAAGCTACAATGAACTCTTCAGCGGCGACCCGGTGTGGGCTACGCTCGAAGTTGCTGGCCTCGGCCAGGACGGTCGCCATCAGGTGACCAAGAACGACTACCGTTTCTTGCACACTCTCGTGAACATGGGTCCGTCTCCGGAACCGAACCTCACGATTCTCTACAGCCCGCGTCTTCCGTACAACTTCAAGAAGTTCGCTGCTGAAATCTCCGTAAAGACCAGCGCCATCCAGTACGAAAACGATGACACGATGCGTCCGATTTGGGGCGATGACTACAGCATCTGCTGCTGCGTTTCTGCAACCCAGACCGGTAAGGAAATGCAGTTCTTCGGCGCCCGCGCAAACCTCGCCAAGGCTCTCCTCTACGCCATCAACGGCGGTAAGGATGAATGCCTCGTGAAGGGTCAGCAGGTCGGCCCGGAATATCCGCCGATTTCTAGCGAATACCTCGACTACGATGAAGTTGTCCACAAGTTCGAACTTTACATGGACTGGCTTGCCCACTTGTACGTGAATACCTTGAACTTGATTCACTACATGCACGATAAGTACTACTACGAAGCTGCCGAAATGGCCCTCATCGATACGGATGTCCGCCGCACGTTTGCTACGGGTATCGCAGGCTTCAGCCACGTTGTCGACTCCCTTTCTGCCATCAAGTACGCTAAGGTCAAGGTCATCCGCGATCCGGCTACAGGCCTTGCTGAAGACTTCCAGATTGTCGGCGACTTCCCGCGCTATGGAAACGATGACGACCGTGCCGACGATATCGCTGTTTGGCTCCTCAAGACGTTCATGGCCAAGATCAAGCAGACTCCGACTTACCGCAATTCTGAAGCTACCACAAGTATTCTTACCATCACGAGTAACGTTGTTTACGGTAAGGCTACCGGTACCCTTCCGGACGGCCGCAAGGCTGGCGAACCGTTCTCTCCTGGTGCAAGCCCGAGCTACGGTGCTGAAAAGAACGGTCTCCTCGCATCGCTCAACTCTGTGGCAAAGCTCCCGTACGAATACTCCTTGGACGGCATCAGCAATACGCAGACGATCAACCCGGATGCACTCGGCCACAACGACGAAGAACGTTCCAACAAGCTCGTGCAGGTGCTCGACGGCTACTTCGGCCAGAGCAGCCACCACTTGAACGTGAACGTGTTCGGTGTCGAAAAGCTCAAGGACGCTATGGAACATCCGGAAAAGGAAGAATACCAGAACTTCACGATCCGCGTTTCCGGCTACGCTGTGCGCTTCATCAAGCTCACTCGCGAACAGCAGCTCGACGTGATTGCCCGCCAGGCACACGGTGTGCTCTAA
- a CDS encoding glycoside hydrolase family 16 protein produces MKKILIPMAAVAFFAACSEVNDSFIPVNPGQSEVSSSSEAQLPPAGESSSSEALIGDQSSSSEALFPELSSSSTVLPELSSSAGSPADPQFTYKVPYLTELDPTKTYTFYGAELTGLDQFKYGRYEARMKMAALSGSVSSMFLYYDDSWKKDVEPWNEIDIEVLGKAPGSWQSNIITREGDPSIKSNTASESKPLHDFGFDATQGFHLFAIVWTPEYVSWEIDSVEVRRDTLGMSRGKHADADQVAFLTENQSLRFNLWASKSTAWTGKWAGGVGLPIEQQIDYVRVYAYDVATKTFTLSWQDDFDGEDIDPQRWSRGDWEMERVNLRPDNVIVENGVCRLILDYEAN; encoded by the coding sequence ATGAAAAAGATTCTTATCCCGATGGCTGCTGTGGCATTCTTCGCTGCCTGCTCCGAAGTAAATGATTCGTTTATCCCGGTTAATCCCGGTCAATCTGAAGTTTCTTCCAGCTCTGAAGCACAGCTCCCGCCTGCAGGTGAATCTTCCAGTTCCGAGGCTCTGATCGGAGATCAGTCTTCGAGTTCTGAAGCTCTTTTTCCGGAACTTTCTTCTAGTTCCACTGTGCTTCCTGAACTCTCTTCCAGCGCAGGTTCTCCGGCTGATCCGCAGTTCACCTACAAGGTTCCGTATTTGACAGAACTCGATCCGACCAAGACGTACACCTTCTACGGTGCAGAACTCACTGGTCTCGATCAGTTTAAGTATGGCCGTTACGAAGCTCGTATGAAGATGGCTGCCCTTTCCGGTTCTGTAAGCTCTATGTTCCTTTACTACGATGACTCCTGGAAAAAGGATGTTGAGCCGTGGAACGAAATTGATATTGAAGTCCTTGGAAAGGCTCCGGGTTCCTGGCAGTCTAACATCATTACCCGTGAAGGGGATCCGTCCATCAAGTCGAATACCGCTTCCGAAAGCAAGCCGCTTCATGACTTTGGTTTTGATGCCACCCAGGGTTTCCACCTGTTCGCGATTGTCTGGACGCCGGAATACGTGTCCTGGGAAATCGACAGTGTTGAAGTCCGTCGCGATACGCTTGGCATGAGCCGTGGCAAGCATGCCGATGCTGACCAGGTCGCTTTCTTGACCGAAAACCAGTCTCTTCGCTTTAACCTTTGGGCTTCCAAGAGCACTGCATGGACGGGTAAGTGGGCAGGAGGCGTTGGCCTTCCGATTGAACAGCAGATTGATTACGTCCGTGTCTACGCTTATGATGTAGCGACCAAGACCTTTACGCTTTCCTGGCAGGATGACTTCGATGGTGAAGATATCGATCCGCAGCGTTGGAGCAGGGGCGATTGGGAAATGGAACGCGTGAACCTTCGCCCGGACAATGTGATTGTCGAAAATGGTGTTTGCCGTCTTATCTTGGACTACGAAGCAAACTAA
- the alaS gene encoding alanine--tRNA ligase — protein MSEKMTSAQVRESFIKFFESKGHLFVRSSPVVPHDDPTLMFTNAGMNQFKAIFLGDNPKGWKRVCNSQKCLRVSGKHNDLDVVGRDNYHHTFFEMLGNWSFGDYYKKEAIAWAWELLTEVWKLPKERLFATVYQDDDEAWQIWKDVSGLPDDRIMRFDAHSNFWEMGDTGPCGPCSEIHYDRGDLATQAETFKDPIKGVNGENDRYIEIWNNVFMQYERVSDGSLIPLKAKNVDTGMGFERICAILQGKTSNYDTDVFTPIIAKIAELSGVPYNDGEAGTPHRVIADHIRAISFAIADGALPSNEGRGYVLRRILRRASRFARLLGQKKPFICQLVQVLADTMGDAFPEIRERKEFVASVIKSEEESFIRTLDAGLERFAAISAELKKGDKIPGDKVFLLYDTYGFPPDLTGILAEEKGLLIDEEGYEKCMNEQKERARANMKQGINTMGTEGWTQYSEASTNFVGYELSACETKVVRWREDKGVLSIVLETSPFYAEMGGQVGDKGTLVSADLEIQVFDTVKVNDTALCRGKVVKGTADEKTMGAVFMATVDNDRRADIRKNHSATHLLQAALREVLGTHVQQQGSFVSNELLRFDFSHFNAMTAEEIQKVEDIVNAKVMECLPVHTDVMDVDEAKASGAMALFGEKYGDKVRVVKMGDAGVEFSRELCGGLHVQNTGNIGLVKIVSESSVSAGVRRIEAVSGRGALSLLRAGTQILTALREQLRCKDAEVLDRIQQAFAKTQNLEKSLQSVKLELATLAAAELLNGGINVMGVNLYVRELSLPDEKYKNLLDGVQNKLDVDSVAVIANKDNGSGSIAVMVGKNVQAKGIKAGDIVKDLAKACNGKGGGRPDRAQAGTREPEKIAEAIANANNWIRAKLTAQP, from the coding sequence ATGTCCGAAAAAATGACTTCTGCGCAAGTGCGCGAATCCTTTATCAAGTTCTTCGAATCCAAGGGCCACCTCTTCGTGCGTTCTTCGCCGGTGGTTCCGCATGACGACCCGACGCTCATGTTCACGAACGCGGGCATGAACCAGTTCAAGGCCATCTTCCTTGGCGACAATCCGAAGGGTTGGAAGCGCGTATGCAACAGCCAGAAGTGCCTCCGTGTGTCCGGTAAGCACAACGACCTCGACGTCGTGGGCCGCGACAACTACCACCACACCTTCTTCGAAATGCTCGGTAACTGGAGCTTCGGTGACTATTATAAGAAGGAAGCTATTGCTTGGGCATGGGAACTCCTCACCGAAGTTTGGAAGCTCCCGAAGGAACGCCTCTTTGCTACGGTCTATCAGGACGATGACGAAGCCTGGCAGATTTGGAAGGACGTGTCCGGCCTCCCGGATGACCGCATCATGCGCTTCGATGCTCACTCCAACTTCTGGGAAATGGGCGACACCGGTCCGTGCGGCCCGTGCTCCGAAATCCATTACGACCGTGGCGACCTCGCTACGCAGGCCGAAACGTTCAAGGACCCGATCAAGGGCGTGAACGGCGAAAACGACCGCTACATTGAAATCTGGAATAACGTGTTCATGCAGTACGAACGCGTGAGCGACGGCTCCCTCATTCCGCTCAAGGCCAAGAACGTCGATACCGGTATGGGCTTCGAACGTATCTGCGCTATTCTTCAGGGCAAGACCAGCAACTATGATACCGACGTGTTCACCCCGATTATCGCAAAGATCGCTGAACTCTCCGGCGTTCCGTACAACGATGGCGAAGCTGGCACCCCGCACCGCGTGATTGCCGACCACATCCGCGCTATTTCGTTTGCAATTGCTGACGGCGCACTCCCGTCTAACGAAGGCCGTGGCTACGTGCTCCGTCGAATCCTCCGCCGTGCTAGCCGCTTTGCTCGCCTGCTCGGTCAGAAGAAGCCGTTCATTTGCCAGCTCGTTCAGGTGCTTGCCGACACGATGGGCGATGCCTTCCCGGAAATTCGCGAGCGCAAGGAATTCGTCGCTTCTGTCATCAAGAGCGAAGAAGAAAGCTTTATTCGTACGCTTGACGCTGGTCTCGAACGCTTTGCCGCCATCTCCGCCGAACTCAAGAAGGGCGACAAGATTCCGGGCGACAAGGTGTTCCTCCTCTATGATACTTATGGATTCCCGCCGGACCTCACTGGCATTCTCGCCGAAGAAAAGGGCCTCCTCATTGATGAAGAAGGCTACGAAAAGTGCATGAATGAACAGAAGGAACGTGCCCGTGCCAACATGAAGCAGGGCATCAACACGATGGGTACCGAAGGCTGGACGCAGTACAGCGAAGCTAGCACGAACTTTGTCGGTTATGAACTCTCCGCTTGCGAAACGAAGGTTGTCCGCTGGCGCGAAGACAAGGGTGTTTTGAGCATCGTTCTCGAAACTTCTCCGTTCTACGCCGAAATGGGTGGCCAGGTTGGTGACAAGGGAACGCTCGTTTCCGCCGACCTCGAAATCCAGGTGTTCGACACCGTGAAGGTGAACGATACGGCCCTTTGCCGTGGTAAGGTTGTGAAGGGTACGGCTGACGAAAAGACGATGGGCGCCGTGTTCATGGCTACGGTCGATAACGATCGTCGCGCTGACATCCGCAAGAACCACTCCGCAACGCACTTGCTCCAGGCCGCTCTCCGCGAAGTGCTCGGCACTCACGTGCAGCAGCAGGGTAGCTTCGTTTCGAACGAACTCCTCCGCTTTGACTTCAGCCACTTTAATGCTATGACTGCTGAAGAAATCCAGAAGGTCGAAGACATCGTGAACGCGAAGGTCATGGAATGCTTGCCGGTCCACACCGACGTGATGGACGTCGATGAAGCTAAGGCTAGCGGTGCTATGGCTCTGTTCGGCGAAAAGTATGGCGACAAGGTCCGCGTCGTGAAGATGGGTGACGCTGGCGTCGAATTCTCCCGCGAACTTTGCGGTGGCTTGCATGTGCAGAACACCGGTAACATCGGTCTCGTGAAGATCGTTTCTGAATCTAGCGTGTCTGCTGGCGTACGCCGTATCGAAGCAGTCTCTGGCCGTGGCGCTCTCTCGCTGCTCCGCGCCGGTACGCAGATTCTCACGGCTCTCCGCGAACAGCTCCGCTGCAAGGATGCCGAAGTTCTCGACCGCATCCAGCAGGCGTTTGCCAAGACGCAGAACCTCGAAAAGAGCCTCCAGTCCGTGAAGCTCGAACTCGCAACGCTCGCTGCTGCCGAACTCTTGAACGGTGGCATCAACGTGATGGGCGTGAACCTCTACGTGCGCGAACTCTCCTTGCCGGATGAAAAGTACAAGAACTTGCTCGACGGTGTTCAGAACAAGCTTGATGTTGATAGCGTTGCCGTGATTGCAAACAAGGACAATGGTTCTGGTAGCATCGCCGTGATGGTTGGCAAGAACGTTCAGGCCAAGGGCATCAAGGCTGGCGACATCGTCAAGGATCTCGCCAAGGCTTGCAACGGTAAGGGCGGTGGCCGTCCGGACCGTGCTCAGGCTGGTACTCGCGAACCGGAAAAGATTGCCGAAGCTATCGCTAACGCTAACAACTGGATTCGAGCTAAACTGACCGCTCAGCCCTAA
- a CDS encoding zinc ribbon domain-containing protein: protein MEVREVLLKLRSNQNLTQDQMAERLHVTRQAVSRWETGETQPNTEMLKVISREFDVSINTLLGAPRQLFCQCCGMPLSEDSMISREPSGEFNEDYCKWCYTDGKFVYNDKSVLLDFLLSHMPNPDNTPDAERRAFFDKHLSQLKHWKQA from the coding sequence ATGGAAGTACGAGAAGTTTTGCTTAAGTTGCGCTCGAATCAAAACCTGACCCAGGACCAGATGGCCGAACGCTTGCATGTAACGCGCCAAGCTGTGAGCCGCTGGGAAACTGGCGAAACCCAGCCGAATACCGAAATGCTCAAAGTCATCTCCCGTGAATTCGACGTGTCCATCAACACGTTGCTCGGCGCTCCGCGCCAACTCTTCTGCCAATGCTGCGGAATGCCTCTCAGCGAAGATTCCATGATCAGCCGTGAACCCAGCGGCGAATTCAACGAAGATTATTGCAAGTGGTGCTATACTGACGGTAAGTTTGTTTACAACGACAAGTCGGTCCTCCTCGATTTTCTGCTTTCGCACATGCCCAATCCCGACAATACTCCCGACGCAGAACGCCGCGCCTTTTTCGACAAACACCTCTCGCAACTAAAGCATTGGAAACAAGCGTAA
- a CDS encoding MetQ/NlpA family ABC transporter substrate-binding protein, translating into MNISKIILSVAFAAIAAFSAEVIKVGATPEPHASILNLVKEDLAKAGYELKVVEFTDYVTPNETLESGELDANYFQHLPYLESFNKEKGTHLVNAGGIHVEPFALYPSKNSKKKVKSLADLKKGATIAIPNDPTNEGRALLLLQAAGLIKLDPKSGITATPIDITENPKKLKFKELEAASLPRILQDVDAAAINGNYAIPAGLNASSHGLFVENASSPYVNVIAVKAGNEKSAKIQALVNALKSEKVKNWIKGKYTKGEVVPVF; encoded by the coding sequence ATGAATATCAGTAAGATTATTTTGTCTGTTGCTTTTGCCGCTATTGCTGCGTTTTCTGCCGAAGTCATCAAGGTTGGTGCGACTCCGGAGCCGCATGCTTCTATCTTGAACCTGGTAAAAGAGGACCTCGCCAAGGCGGGTTATGAACTCAAGGTTGTTGAGTTCACAGATTACGTGACTCCGAACGAGACGCTGGAATCTGGCGAATTAGATGCCAATTACTTCCAGCATTTGCCTTACCTCGAAAGTTTCAATAAAGAAAAGGGAACGCATCTTGTGAATGCGGGCGGCATTCATGTGGAACCTTTCGCACTTTATCCGTCGAAGAATTCCAAGAAAAAGGTCAAATCGCTTGCGGATTTGAAGAAAGGTGCAACGATTGCGATTCCGAACGACCCGACCAACGAAGGGCGCGCCTTGCTTTTGTTGCAGGCTGCTGGCCTTATTAAGCTTGATCCAAAGTCTGGCATCACTGCAACTCCCATTGATATTACCGAGAATCCGAAAAAGCTGAAGTTCAAGGAACTGGAGGCTGCTTCGCTCCCGCGCATTTTGCAGGATGTGGATGCGGCAGCCATCAACGGCAACTATGCGATTCCGGCAGGTCTTAATGCATCGTCTCATGGTTTGTTTGTTGAAAATGCGAGTTCGCCTTACGTGAATGTTATTGCGGTCAAGGCGGGTAACGAGAAGTCTGCAAAGATTCAGGCCTTGGTGAACGCCCTCAAGAGCGAAAAGGTCAAGAATTGGATTAAGGGCAAGTACACCAAGGGCGAAGTGGTTCCCGTTTTTTAG
- a CDS encoding methionine ABC transporter ATP-binding protein, with amino-acid sequence MQLRLEHLNKTYTTKRASVTAVKDVSLDFPDNSIIGIIGKSGAGKSSLLRLASLLETPDRGEVYYDGVRVDHLPKKELNRRRLEIGMIFQNFNLFSSRTAGKNVAFPLELAGWNRRDIDARVKEMLALVGLEDCEKSPITTLSGGQKQRVAIARALAPRPNILFCDEATSALDPQTTHEILDLIKKIHAGMNLTVVMITHQMEVVRDACQYVAVVDKGYVIETGAVSDVFRSPRHEITREFLSNIRREEITVDSAIAYLQAQGYEVNKR; translated from the coding sequence ATGCAGCTTAGGCTCGAGCATCTCAATAAAACATACACGACAAAACGCGCAAGCGTCACGGCAGTCAAGGATGTTTCCCTTGATTTTCCTGATAATTCCATCATCGGCATTATCGGCAAGAGCGGGGCTGGCAAATCTTCGCTGTTGCGGCTTGCGAGTTTGTTAGAAACTCCCGATAGGGGCGAGGTCTATTACGATGGCGTTCGTGTGGACCATTTGCCAAAAAAAGAGCTGAACCGCCGTAGGCTCGAAATCGGAATGATTTTCCAGAATTTTAATTTGTTCAGTTCTCGCACGGCAGGCAAGAATGTGGCGTTCCCGCTGGAACTTGCAGGTTGGAACCGCCGCGATATCGACGCTCGCGTCAAAGAGATGCTTGCGCTTGTGGGCCTTGAAGACTGCGAGAAGTCGCCGATTACAACACTTTCGGGCGGTCAAAAACAGCGCGTGGCGATTGCACGTGCCTTGGCGCCGCGGCCGAACATTCTTTTTTGCGACGAAGCGACGAGTGCGCTCGACCCGCAGACGACTCACGAAATTCTGGACTTGATTAAGAAAATCCATGCAGGAATGAATCTCACAGTGGTGATGATTACGCACCAGATGGAAGTGGTGCGCGATGCATGCCAATATGTCGCTGTTGTAGACAAAGGTTATGTTATCGAGACGGGTGCGGTGTCGGATGTTTTCCGTTCGCCCAGGCACGAAATCACTCGTGAATTTTTATCGAACATCCGTCGCGAAGAAATCACAGTGGATTCCGCTATCGCTTATTTGCAGGCTCAAGGTTACGAGGTGAACAAAAGATGA
- a CDS encoding methionine ABC transporter permease, which produces MSPITELVLQSTWETVVMVFFSTLFAILLGFPLGIFLFVTSPRGIAPKIIPYQLISRIVNVLRSFPFVILMIVLFPLSRVVLGTAIGTEATIIPLSIAAAPFIARLTETALNEVDKGVIQAAVAMGASKRQVVRKVLIPEALPSIISGVTLTIITLIGYSAMAGAIGGGGLGDLAIRYGYQRFRTDVMIESVVIIVAMVEVIQFLGNKAATLVVKYPIGSFGRQKSPK; this is translated from the coding sequence ATGAGTCCTATAACAGAACTGGTTTTGCAATCGACTTGGGAAACTGTCGTCATGGTTTTCTTTTCGACGTTGTTCGCGATTCTTCTCGGATTTCCTCTTGGAATTTTCTTATTTGTCACATCTCCGCGCGGTATCGCTCCCAAAATTATTCCGTATCAATTAATTAGCCGTATCGTGAATGTGCTGCGTTCGTTCCCGTTCGTGATTTTGATGATTGTGCTGTTCCCGCTTTCCCGTGTGGTGTTGGGTACGGCGATTGGAACTGAGGCAACGATTATTCCGCTATCCATTGCGGCGGCTCCTTTTATTGCGCGCTTGACCGAAACGGCGTTGAACGAGGTGGACAAGGGCGTAATCCAGGCGGCTGTTGCCATGGGCGCATCCAAACGTCAGGTGGTGCGAAAAGTGTTGATTCCCGAAGCGCTTCCATCGATTATTTCTGGTGTTACTTTGACTATAATCACGCTGATTGGCTATTCGGCGATGGCGGGGGCAATCGGCGGGGGAGGTCTTGGTGATCTAGCCATCCGTTATGGCTACCAGCGTTTCCGTACTGACGTAATGATCGAATCGGTCGTTATCATCGTTGCGATGGTGGAGGTTATCCAGTTCCTCGGCAACAAGGCGGCAACTTTGGTGGTGAAATACCCTATCGGGAGTTTTGGACGCCAGAAAAGTCCTAAATAA
- a CDS encoding GGDEF domain-containing protein, whose amino-acid sequence MEPLFNLESIYVTNVIGIVLIAVMIVCNLWRFQTRSRADRNLLLMMFLALTSCIADPISYSMKGVPGILPKISVYVTSSWLFAANMLASFFWVRFLSFHLNGGIPRRTRIVLDSIVAFGLILLVINLFVPIVFFIDENNLYSRSYLYVVYLMIDYLLVLYSLVTYFKARANGGFLKFFPIWVYIVPILIGGVVQSLYYGISVIPTSIAVSIAGVLASLQNEMIYHDQLTGLFNRSYLHYMLEKCMVRPKIKISGIMIDLNGFKHINDKFGHAMGDDALVMSARLLKSAVGNAGSVIRYAGDEFIILLNTQDDEAIEKCITKIRNLFDDFNKNASKPYELSVSVGSHKFDMKMESVDTFINIADARMYEDKKAFYASHARMDRRKR is encoded by the coding sequence ATGGAGCCGTTATTTAATCTAGAAAGCATTTATGTTACAAACGTAATCGGGATAGTTCTGATTGCTGTCATGATTGTTTGTAATTTATGGCGTTTCCAGACGCGCAGCCGTGCGGACCGGAATTTGCTATTGATGATGTTCCTTGCTCTCACGAGCTGCATTGCCGACCCGATTTCCTATTCGATGAAGGGCGTGCCGGGAATTCTCCCCAAGATTTCGGTCTACGTGACTAGCTCTTGGCTTTTTGCGGCGAATATGCTTGCGAGCTTTTTTTGGGTACGCTTCCTGTCGTTTCATCTGAACGGTGGAATCCCGCGCCGTACAAGGATCGTGCTGGATTCTATTGTTGCCTTTGGTCTTATTTTACTCGTAATTAACCTTTTTGTTCCGATTGTGTTTTTTATCGATGAAAACAACCTCTACTCTAGAAGTTATCTGTATGTTGTTTATTTGATGATTGATTACTTGCTCGTTCTATATAGCTTGGTGACGTATTTTAAAGCGAGAGCAAATGGCGGATTCCTGAAATTTTTCCCGATTTGGGTCTATATTGTACCGATACTTATTGGAGGCGTTGTCCAGTCGCTTTACTATGGCATTTCGGTTATTCCCACAAGTATTGCAGTTTCGATTGCGGGTGTTCTTGCGAGCCTTCAGAACGAGATGATTTACCATGATCAGCTGACTGGTCTTTTTAACCGTTCTTATCTGCACTACATGCTGGAAAAATGTATGGTTCGTCCGAAAATCAAAATTTCGGGCATCATGATTGACCTGAACGGTTTTAAGCATATCAATGACAAATTTGGGCATGCCATGGGAGACGATGCGCTAGTGATGTCTGCGCGTCTCCTGAAATCGGCTGTGGGAAACGCCGGAAGTGTTATCCGCTATGCGGGCGATGAATTTATTATTTTGTTAAATACGCAGGATGACGAAGCGATAGAAAAATGCATAACAAAAATTCGGAATTTGTTTGATGATTTCAATAAGAACGCTTCTAAACCGTATGAATTGTCCGTTTCTGTCGGATCGCACAAGTTTGATATGAAGATGGAAAGTGTCGATACCTTCATCAATATTGCCGATGCCCGCATGTACGAAGACAAGAAGGCTTTCTATGCCTCTCATGCCAGGATGGATCGCCGTAAGCGATAG